A window from Musa acuminata AAA Group cultivar baxijiao chromosome BXJ3-10, Cavendish_Baxijiao_AAA, whole genome shotgun sequence encodes these proteins:
- the LOC103969770 gene encoding protein SHORT-ROOT-like, giving the protein MQNTDPCHHHPSISCLLEPKDPREEEKWAAELIQECAKAIAEKDSSKIHHLLWMLNELATPYGDCDQKLASYFLQALLCRATEAGELCYTTLISAAEKQQSFVTARKVMLKFQEVSPWTTFGHVASNGAIMEAMEGESKLHIVDISNTYCTQWPTLMEALASRGSDTPHLRLTVVAMVSMGGSVMDEIGRRMVKFARLMGVPFEFRVVSIASTLDQLTEEELGLRKDEAVVVNCVGALRRVRVEERDAFMRMLCALRPRVVTVVEEEADFTTSKGDLVACFEQCVKFYSIFLGMLEESFSPTSNERFQLEKECSRSILGVLACNGGGVSERREKASQWCERLTEAFAPTAFNDDVIGDLEALLERYREGWSLVPAKGNAAGLYLTWKAEPVVWASAWKPIKP; this is encoded by the coding sequence ATGCAGAATACAGATCCTTGTCACCATCATCCGTCCATCAGCTGCTTGTTGGAGCCTAAAGATccaagagaggaagagaaatggGCGGCAGAGCTCATCCAAGAGTGTGCAAAGGCCATCGCCGAGAAGGATTCCAGTAAGATCCATCACCTTCTTTGGATGTTGAACGAGCTTGCGACCCCCTATGGCGACTGTGACCAGAAGCTGGCGTCTTATTTCTTGCAAGCTCTCCTTTGTCGAGCAACCGAGGCAGGAGAGCTCTGCTACACCACCCTGATATCGGCGGCGGAGAAGCAGCAGTCCTTCGTGACGGCGAGGAAGGTGATGCTCAAGTTTCAGGAGGTGAGCCCCTGGACAACCTTCGGCCATGTCGCGTCCAATGGGGCCATCATGGAAGCCATGGAAGGCGAAAGCAAGCTCCATATCGTCGACATCAGTAACACCTACTGCACGCAGTGGCCGACTCTAATGGAGGCCTTGGCGAGTCGTGGCAGCGACACGCCGCACCTGCGGCTCACTGTGGTGGCGATGGTCAGCATGGGCGGATCGGTCATGGACGAGATAGGACGGAGGATGGTGAAGTTCGCGAGATTGATGGGAGTGCCGTTCGAGTTCCGTGTGGTGAGCATCGCGTCGACGCTAGACCAGCTGACCGAGGAGGAGCTGGGGCTGCGGAAGGACGAGGCCGTCGTGGTGAACTGCGTCGGGGCCCTGAGAAGGGTTCGCGTCGAGGAGAGGGACGCGTTCATGCGCATGCTCTGCGCGCTGCGGCCTCGGGTGGTgacggtggtggaggaggaggccgaCTTCACCACCTCGAAAGGCGACTTGGTGGCCTGCTTCGAGCAGTGCGTGAAATTCTACAGCATCTTCCTGGGAATGCTGGAGGAGAGCTTCTCGCCCACCAGCAACGAGAGGTTCCAGCTGGAGAAGGAGTGCTCGAGGAGCATACTGGGTGTTCTTGCCTGCAACGGCGGTGGCGTCAGCGAGAGGAGGGAAAAGGCAAGCCAATGGTGCGAGAGACTGACGGAGGCCTTCGCGCCGACCGCTTTCAACGACGACGTGATCGGCGACCTGGAGGCGCTGCTAGAGAGGTACAGAGAAGGGTGGTCACTGGTGCCAGCAAAAGGCAACGCCGCAGGACTCTACCTGACATGGAAAGCGGAACCAGTGGTGTGGGCATCTGCTTGGAAGCCAATCAAACCTTAA
- the LOC135650663 gene encoding probable fructokinase-1 → MAKDLIASFGEMLIDFVPTVSGVSLAEAPGFIKAPGGAPANVAIAVARLGGRAAFVGKLGDDEFGRMLAGILRDNGVDDGGVLFDTGARTALAFVTLRADGEREFMFYRNPSADMLLTEAELNLDVINSAAVFHYGSISLITEPCRSAHLKAMEVARQAGALLSYDPNLRLPLWPSPESAREQIMGIWDQADIIKVSDVELEFLTGQESVEDDVVLTLWRPEFKLLLVTLGEKGCKYYTKDFRGSLDGFAVNTVDTTGAGDAFVGAMLRKIVDDQTVLQEEEKLREVLRFANACGAITTTKKGAIPALPNEAEAVELLKRD, encoded by the exons ATGGCGAAGGACCTCATCGCGAGCTTCGGGGAGATGCTGATCGACTTCGTGCCGACCGTATCGGGCGTGTCGCTGGCGGAGGCGCCGGGCTTTATTAAGGCGCCCGGCGGCGCCCCGGCCAACGTGGCCATCGCTGTGGCTAGGCTCGGCGGGCGAGCCGCCTTCGTTGGGAAGCTCGGCGATGATGAGTTCGGGCGCATGCTGGCGGGCATCCTGCGGGACAACGGCGTCGACGACGGTGGCGTCCTGTTCGACACCGGGGCGCGCACCGCACTCGCCTTTGTCACCCTCAGGGCCGACGGCGAGCGCGAATTCATGTTCTACCGCAACCCCAGCGCCGACATGCTACTCACCGAGGCCGAGCTCAACCTCGACGTGATCAATAGC GCTGCTGTCTTCCACTACGGATCCATAAGCCTGATAACAGAGCCATGCCGTTCGGCGCACCTGAAAGCCATGGAGGTGGCCAGACAAGCAGGAGCGCTGCTCTCCTACGACCCGAACCTGCGCTTGCCGCTGTGGCCCTCGCCGGAGTCGGCGCGGGAGCAGATCATGGGCATCTGGGACCAAGCCGACATCATCAAGGTCAGCGACGTCGAGCTCGAGTTCCTAACTGGGCAGGAGTCGGTGGAAGACGACGTCGTGTTGACCCTCTGGAGACCGGAGTTCAAGCTGCTGCTGGTGACGCTCGGGGAGAAGGGATGCAAATACTACACAAAG GACTTCAGAGGTAGCCTCGATGGGTTTGCCGTCAACACGGTGGACACGACCGGAGCAGGAGACGCGTTCGTGGGCGCCATGCTCAGGAAGATCGTGGACGACCAAACCGTATTGCAG GAAGAGGAGAAGCTGAGAGAGGTGCTGAGGTTTGCCAATGCCTGTGGAGCCATCACCACCACCAAGAAAGGAGCGATTCCTGCTTTGCCAAAtgaggctgaggcagtggagcttCTGAAGAGGGATTAG